A genome region from Microbacterium terricola includes the following:
- a CDS encoding DUF4233 domain-containing protein gives MDRVTADAPAATAPRPRRRRGAAESLGSIVLVFESVIAFLGGLVLYGLKALPAGIEPWWGIVAGTIVALLMLAVSGLLRYPWGIALGWALQVVVLLGGILVPALAIVGLVFGGMWAYATIKGASLDRRNALLAAESDIPNGD, from the coding sequence GTGGACCGCGTGACCGCCGACGCGCCCGCCGCGACGGCTCCGCGTCCGCGCCGCCGCCGAGGAGCGGCGGAGTCACTGGGCTCGATCGTCCTCGTGTTCGAGTCGGTCATCGCTTTCCTCGGCGGGCTCGTCCTCTACGGGCTGAAGGCCCTCCCGGCGGGGATCGAGCCCTGGTGGGGCATCGTGGCCGGCACGATCGTGGCGCTGCTGATGCTCGCCGTCAGCGGCCTGCTCCGTTACCCCTGGGGCATCGCGCTCGGCTGGGCGCTCCAGGTCGTCGTGCTGCTCGGCGGCATCCTGGTCCCCGCCCTCGCGATCGTCGGCCTGGTTTTCGGTGGCATGTGGGCGTATGCCACCATCAAGGGGGCTTCCCTCGACCGGCGCAACGCGCTGCTGGCGGCGGAGTCCGACATCCCGAACGGAGACTGA